GCCATGTCGTACCACTCCCGCCAGGCGCTTCGAGCGGTGGCTTCGTCGTCGGCAAACCATAGGGTCTTGAGCTGATCCTTGAGCAGATACGCCGTGGTTAGTGAGGCATTGACCGCCAGCAACTCATCCAGCTTCACCGCCTGCTCGGGCTTGAGGTTGTCGGCATTGCGCAGCAGCAACCAGCGGCTGCCCTTGATCACCCTGCGGGCCGCCTTGTCGTCGCGCAGCTGGTTGGCCTGATCGACGCGCACCCGATTCATCACCTCGCGCCCGTACTTGGCCACCACATGGAAGCGGTCGTAGACCACCTCGGCATTGGGACATTGGGCCTTCACCTCGAGATCGAAGGCCGAATTCATGTCCATGGCGACGGCCTCGATCCGCTCTCGCGCCTCGCCCAGCCACTCGAAGAACGGGCGGATCGCATCGCGGGAGCGGCCTTCGCCGATCCATACCACCTGCTGGGTGTCAGCGCAGGCGACCACGGTGGCGTAGCGGTGCCCCTTGTGCAGGGCGAACTCGTCCATCATCAGGCGCCTCAACCGTGTTGGGTCCGGTGCCGGCAGGTCGCGTTGCAGGCGCTGCTTGTCGAGGGTCTTGACGGTATGCCAGTGCAAGCCGAC
The genomic region above belongs to Halomonas zincidurans B6 and contains:
- a CDS encoding ISL3 family transposase; this translates as MDATPLNLFWKGFTVTHHEFLDAQTLRLQLEPDDRVPPVCSGCDHACFLVHDVHRRRVREAPLLIYRVELDVPVRRLRCPVCGPTRERIDWLPGRSPVTTTLRQWVERLVTLLPIRHVADLVGLHWHTVKTLDKQRLQRDLPAPDPTRLRRLMMDEFALHKGHRYATVVACADTQQVVWIGEGRSRDAIRPFFEWLGEARERIEAVAMDMNSAFDLEVKAQCPNAEVVYDRFHVVAKYGREVMNRVRVDQANQLRDDKAARRVIKGSRWLLLRNADNLKPEQAVKLDELLAVNASLTTAYLLKDQLKTLWFADDEATARSAWREWYDMAISSGIDALARFTRRLEPYLEGIISSARHRLNTSVLEGMNNRIKVIKRMAYGYRDTAYFFLKIRAAFPGKVR